A window from Marinobacter salsuginis encodes these proteins:
- the queA gene encoding tRNA preQ1(34) S-adenosylmethionine ribosyltransferase-isomerase QueA, with product MNVSDFHFDLPDELIARYPLKDRSASRLLCLDGLSGKLDHRVFSELPDLLQPGDLLVFNNTRVIPARLFGKKETGGQVEVLVERVTGEHEIIAHVRASKALKEGQKVLLEDGTCLRMSGRDEALFHLVCESEEPVLDVLERIGHMPLPPYVDRPDEATDRERYQTVYAREAGAVAAPTAGLHFDESLLEKLAACGIESTFVTLHVGAGTFQPVRVDRIEDHTMHSEVVNVPQDAVDAVERTRARGGRVVAVGTTSVRSLESASRGGRLRAFTGETDIFIYPGYRFQTVDALITNFHLPESTLIMLVSAFAGYDNVMAAYREAVKERYRFFSYGDAMFIAGQEPSRGMLLGAAVESNESGTDNAGEAL from the coding sequence ATGAATGTCTCCGATTTTCATTTTGACCTGCCGGACGAATTGATCGCCCGCTATCCGCTCAAAGATCGAAGCGCATCAAGGTTGCTTTGTCTGGATGGTCTTTCCGGCAAGCTTGATCATCGCGTTTTCAGTGAACTTCCTGATCTGCTTCAGCCCGGTGACCTGCTGGTGTTTAACAACACTCGGGTGATTCCTGCGCGCCTTTTCGGCAAAAAGGAAACGGGTGGACAGGTCGAGGTGCTTGTCGAGCGGGTGACCGGCGAACATGAAATTATCGCCCATGTGCGTGCCTCCAAGGCTTTGAAGGAAGGGCAAAAGGTTCTCCTTGAAGATGGCACCTGTCTGCGTATGTCAGGCCGCGATGAAGCACTGTTTCACCTGGTGTGTGAAAGCGAGGAACCGGTATTGGACGTGTTGGAGCGCATTGGGCATATGCCACTGCCGCCCTACGTTGACCGGCCGGACGAAGCCACCGACCGGGAACGCTATCAGACCGTTTACGCCCGGGAGGCTGGCGCCGTCGCAGCGCCGACGGCAGGGCTTCACTTCGATGAGAGCCTGCTTGAGAAGTTGGCCGCCTGCGGGATCGAAAGTACTTTCGTGACGCTGCACGTCGGGGCCGGCACCTTCCAGCCGGTTCGTGTGGACAGAATCGAAGATCACACCATGCACAGCGAGGTGGTCAATGTTCCCCAGGATGCCGTCGACGCCGTAGAGCGAACCCGCGCGAGGGGAGGGCGTGTGGTGGCTGTGGGCACCACGTCGGTTCGCTCACTTGAGTCTGCAAGTCGTGGCGGACGCTTGAGGGCGTTCACTGGTGAGACTGATATCTTTATTTATCCGGGCTATCGGTTCCAGACCGTTGATGCCCTGATAACCAATTTCCATTTGCCGGAATCCACCCTGATCATGCTGGTCAGCGCCTTCGCCGGCTATGACAATGTGATGGCGGCCTACCGGGAAGCGGTGAAGGAACGCTACCGCTTTTTCAGTTACGGCGATGCCATGTTCATTGCCGGACAGGAACCCAGCCGTGGCATGTTGCTGGGGGCGGCCGTGGAATCCAATGAATCCGGTACTGATAATGCCGGGGAGGCCTTGTGA
- the secD gene encoding protein translocase subunit SecD: MLNKYPLWKNLVILVALVIGFIYALPNLFPDDYAIQITGARSSTEVNAGVLERAVDVLESQGIEVKSSTLQDRDALIRLTNSEDQLQARPLVQATLGNEYLVALNMAASTPGWLKSLGAGPMKLGLDLRGGVHFLLEVDMETAVSQRLEAMSGQIKRELREERIRYRGGDVEDSRQIVLSFRDEESRTEAFNMVRDQYNEFLLDEQTQGDEFLLVLTLSEAEVTAIQDYALEQNLTTIRNRVNELGVAEPLVQQQGADRIIVELPGVQDTAQAKRVLGATANLEFRMEARQDAPSSETEEFGFRDQPQRTARLEQEVIATGNNVANAQQAFDENGQPQVNITMDSVGGDLMNRATRNAIGRRMAVLFIEYRTETETRMVDGEPQEVENRVVEKGIISLATVQSALGSSFRITGLDSIPEAAELALLLRAGALAAPMYFVQERTIGPSLGQKNIDAGMMSVALGFGLVLLYMLVYYRGFGVVANIALTLNLMLLVACMSILSATLTLPGIAGIVLTVGMAVDANVLIFERIKEELKSGVPPQTAINSGYSRAFVSIFDANITTLLVAVILFAMGSGPVKGFAVTLCIGILTSMFSGLMVSRSIVNLIYGGRRVEKLSIGGKLANV, translated from the coding sequence ATGCTGAACAAGTATCCGCTTTGGAAAAACCTGGTTATCCTGGTCGCGCTCGTGATCGGGTTTATCTACGCTTTGCCCAACCTCTTCCCCGACGATTACGCCATCCAGATCACAGGCGCCCGCAGCAGCACAGAGGTGAATGCCGGTGTGCTCGAGAGGGCTGTCGATGTGCTGGAAAGCCAGGGTATCGAGGTGAAAAGCAGTACTCTTCAGGATCGGGATGCTCTGATCCGTCTCACCAACTCTGAAGACCAATTGCAGGCTCGCCCACTGGTGCAGGCTACGCTTGGCAACGAATACCTGGTTGCGCTGAACATGGCGGCTTCCACGCCGGGATGGCTGAAAAGCCTGGGTGCTGGCCCCATGAAGCTGGGCCTGGATCTTCGCGGCGGCGTTCACTTCCTCCTGGAAGTCGATATGGAGACCGCGGTAAGCCAGCGACTCGAAGCCATGTCCGGCCAGATCAAGCGAGAGCTGCGTGAAGAGCGGATCCGTTATCGTGGCGGGGATGTGGAAGACAGTCGTCAGATTGTTCTCAGCTTCCGCGACGAAGAATCCCGCACCGAAGCCTTCAATATGGTGCGTGACCAGTACAACGAATTCCTTCTGGATGAGCAGACCCAGGGTGATGAGTTCCTCCTGGTGTTGACCCTGTCTGAGGCGGAAGTAACGGCGATCCAGGACTACGCCCTGGAGCAGAACCTTACCACCATCCGTAATCGGGTGAATGAGCTGGGCGTAGCCGAGCCCCTGGTTCAACAGCAGGGCGCCGACCGCATTATCGTTGAGCTCCCCGGTGTGCAGGATACCGCGCAGGCCAAGCGTGTACTTGGCGCCACCGCAAACCTCGAGTTCCGCATGGAGGCCCGACAGGACGCGCCGAGCAGCGAAACCGAAGAGTTCGGTTTCCGCGATCAACCACAGCGCACCGCCCGCCTTGAGCAGGAAGTCATTGCCACCGGTAATAATGTGGCCAATGCCCAGCAGGCCTTTGATGAGAACGGTCAGCCCCAGGTTAACATCACCATGGATTCCGTTGGTGGTGATCTGATGAATCGCGCCACCCGCAATGCGATTGGCCGCCGGATGGCCGTGTTGTTCATCGAATACCGTACGGAAACCGAAACCAGAATGGTTGACGGTGAGCCTCAGGAAGTTGAAAACCGCGTAGTAGAGAAGGGCATTATCAGCCTGGCTACTGTGCAGTCCGCGTTGGGAAGCAGCTTCCGTATTACCGGTCTTGATTCCATCCCGGAGGCGGCAGAACTCGCGTTGCTGCTGAGGGCTGGTGCGCTGGCGGCGCCAATGTACTTTGTTCAGGAAAGGACAATCGGCCCCAGCCTTGGTCAGAAGAATATTGATGCCGGCATGATGTCGGTGGCGCTGGGCTTCGGTCTGGTGCTGCTGTACATGCTTGTCTATTACCGTGGGTTCGGTGTTGTCGCGAACATTGCGCTAACCCTGAACCTGATGCTTCTGGTGGCGTGCATGTCGATTCTGTCGGCAACGCTGACCTTGCCGGGTATCGCCGGTATCGTTCTGACCGTGGGTATGGCGGTAGATGCCAACGTGCTTATCTTTGAGCGTATAAAGGAAGAGCTCAAATCCGGTGTGCCTCCCCAGACGGCGATCAATTCCGGTTATTCCCGAGCCTTCGTTTCCATTTTCGATGCCAACATCACCACCTTGCTGGTTGCCGTCATTCTGTTTGCCATGGGTTCCGGCCCGGTGAAAGGCTTTGCGGTTACCCTGTGCATCGGGATCCTCACGTCGATGTTCTCTGGCCTGATGGTCAGCCGCAGCATCGTGAACCTTATTTACGGCGGCCGCAGGGTCGAGAAGCTGTCGATCGGAGGAAAGCTCGCCAATGTCTGA
- the tgt gene encoding tRNA guanosine(34) transglycosylase Tgt produces the protein MSFEKLGEDGRARRGRLTFPRGTVETPAFMPVGTYGTVKGMLPRDIHEIGAEIILGNTFHLMLRPGTEVVKAHGDLHDFTQWQGPILTDSGGFQVFSLGEMRKITEEGVTFRSPVDGSPVELSPEIATQVQRDLGSDIVMIFDECTPYPATERQAKDSMELSLRWAQRSKDAHEGNPAALFGIVQGGMYESLRDRSLEGLTDIGFDGYAIGGLSVGEPKEDMIRILDHLPPKMPEDKPRYLMGVGRPEDIVEAVRRGVDMFDCVMPTRNARNGYLFTSTGIVKIRNARHRHDTAPLDERCDCYTCKNFSRSYLHHLDKCGEMLGSQLNTIHNLRFYQNLMAGLRGAIEAGTLSDFVTDFYALRGETVPPLGNV, from the coding sequence ATGTCGTTCGAAAAACTGGGCGAGGATGGGCGTGCCCGTCGTGGCCGGCTGACGTTCCCCCGGGGCACGGTTGAAACGCCCGCCTTCATGCCGGTTGGAACATACGGCACTGTGAAGGGCATGTTGCCCCGCGATATTCATGAGATCGGCGCAGAAATTATCCTCGGTAATACCTTTCACCTGATGCTCCGGCCAGGCACCGAAGTGGTCAAGGCCCATGGTGATCTTCATGATTTCACCCAATGGCAGGGGCCGATCCTGACCGACTCCGGCGGCTTTCAGGTATTCAGCCTGGGCGAGATGCGAAAGATTACCGAGGAAGGGGTTACCTTCCGTTCACCGGTCGATGGCTCTCCGGTGGAGCTGTCTCCGGAAATTGCCACACAGGTCCAGCGGGACCTTGGTTCTGACATCGTCATGATTTTTGACGAATGCACGCCTTACCCAGCCACCGAACGCCAGGCAAAAGACTCCATGGAGCTGTCACTGCGCTGGGCACAACGCAGCAAGGATGCCCATGAGGGGAATCCTGCTGCATTGTTCGGCATTGTTCAGGGTGGTATGTACGAGAGCCTGCGGGACCGCTCCCTGGAGGGTCTTACAGACATTGGCTTCGATGGCTATGCCATCGGTGGCCTTTCGGTTGGCGAGCCAAAGGAAGACATGATCCGGATTCTGGATCACTTGCCACCGAAAATGCCGGAGGACAAACCACGGTACCTGATGGGCGTAGGCCGGCCGGAGGATATCGTGGAGGCCGTTCGGCGTGGCGTCGACATGTTCGACTGCGTGATGCCGACCCGCAATGCCCGAAACGGCTACCTGTTCACTTCCACCGGGATTGTAAAAATCCGCAACGCGCGGCATCGTCACGACACTGCCCCTCTGGATGAACGCTGTGACTGTTACACCTGCAAGAATTTTTCGAGAAGTTATCTGCATCATCTCGATAAATGTGGAGAAATGCTGGGTTCGCAGCTGAATACAATACATAACCTTCGGTTTTACCAGAACCTGATGGCTGGATTGCGTGGGGCCATTGAAGCAGGTACATTGTCGGACTTTGTAACCGACTTCTATGCCCTGCGCGGAGAGACCGTTCCGCCTCTGGGCAATGTTTGA
- the yajC gene encoding preprotein translocase subunit YajC produces the protein MKSIKMLVAGLLALMPAFAMAQDPAAQGMGVMGQVIFFAGFILIFYFLIWRPQSKRAKEHKALMSGLNKGDEVVTSGGVAGKITKVTDDFIVVEVADNVEIKVQKVAVAAALPKGTLKDI, from the coding sequence ATGAAATCTATTAAAATGCTCGTTGCCGGCCTTTTGGCTCTGATGCCTGCTTTTGCCATGGCACAGGACCCGGCTGCACAGGGTATGGGTGTTATGGGCCAGGTCATCTTTTTTGCTGGCTTCATTCTGATTTTCTATTTCCTGATCTGGCGCCCGCAGTCCAAGCGAGCGAAAGAGCATAAGGCGCTGATGTCTGGCCTGAACAAGGGCGACGAGGTTGTGACCTCCGGTGGTGTTGCCGGCAAGATTACCAAGGTAACTGACGATTTTATCGTTGTGGAAGTTGCCGATAATGTCGAGATCAAGGTCCAGAAAGTAGCCGTGGCCGCGGCTCTGCCCAAGGGCACGCTCAAGGACATCTGA
- the flgJ gene encoding flagellar assembly peptidoglycan hydrolase FlgJ, with protein sequence MQDYKVQQAQVYTDFNGLNALKAQARTDKESALREVARQFESLFLSEMLKSMRKAGDVFSEGNYLNSNQSELYRDMFDSQMSLTMAGGKGSGLAEALVRQLSKQIPGMDNEGGKLAGHKASLADYDRSLPALTPQLPDSVQQVTAVAEKTVSPVSATPSDLPERFESPEHFVTELLPMAERVARDSGIDPKLMVAQAALETGWGRHMIRGEQGEPSFNLFGIKADSRWQGDAVSITTTEYREGLPMKEQASFRAYTDYESSFRDYVSFLESNPRYREVLSVADQPEVFAEKLQEAGYATDPNYGSKIRQIMNRDSLMTLSMGSDGMKE encoded by the coding sequence ATGCAGGACTACAAGGTTCAACAGGCCCAGGTTTATACCGACTTCAACGGTCTCAATGCGTTGAAAGCCCAGGCTCGCACTGACAAAGAGTCAGCTCTGCGCGAAGTAGCGCGCCAGTTCGAGAGCCTGTTCCTGTCTGAAATGCTGAAGTCCATGCGTAAGGCCGGCGACGTCTTCTCCGAGGGCAACTACCTGAATAGCAATCAATCCGAGCTATACCGGGATATGTTCGACAGTCAGATGAGTCTGACCATGGCGGGAGGCAAGGGCAGTGGCCTTGCCGAGGCGCTCGTGCGCCAATTGAGCAAACAGATTCCGGGTATGGACAACGAGGGCGGCAAGCTTGCCGGCCACAAGGCAAGTCTTGCGGATTACGATCGAAGCCTGCCTGCTCTGACTCCCCAATTGCCTGATAGCGTGCAGCAAGTGACTGCCGTTGCAGAGAAGACAGTATCACCGGTGTCTGCGACGCCCTCGGATTTGCCAGAGCGGTTCGAGTCTCCGGAGCATTTCGTGACCGAGCTGTTACCAATGGCAGAGCGGGTTGCACGCGACTCCGGCATTGATCCGAAACTCATGGTGGCCCAGGCGGCCCTGGAAACCGGTTGGGGCCGGCACATGATTCGAGGGGAGCAGGGCGAACCCAGTTTTAACCTCTTCGGCATCAAGGCGGATAGCCGTTGGCAGGGCGATGCGGTCTCCATAACCACTACGGAATACCGGGAGGGTTTGCCCATGAAAGAGCAGGCCAGCTTTCGGGCTTACACAGATTACGAATCCAGCTTCCGGGACTATGTCTCGTTCCTGGAATCCAACCCCAGATACCGGGAGGTGTTATCCGTCGCCGACCAGCCTGAAGTGTTTGCTGAGAAGCTCCAGGAAGCCGGCTACGCCACTGACCCCAACTACGGCAGCAAGATCCGCCAGATCATGAACCGTGATTCACTGATGACACTGTCCATGGGCAGTGACGGGATGAAGGAGTAA
- the flgL gene encoding flagellar hook-associated protein FlgL, with the protein MIRISSQQIFSGGINRLQELNTSLNNTQQQISTGQRVNKPSDDPVAAARILKLDQELSRVETYQRNVDLAENRLNQEESALESSIDVIQRIRELTVQAGNGSLSANDRRSISSELEERLGQLANIANTRDASGEFIFSGFQGSVKAFEQNEFGSWTYQGDEGQRVLEIDDGVTVPISDNGKDIFVRVPAAVTGENTSVTSGSSISGVSLVNEADLKAAFPGTFPDDITIQIDDNGAITASSSSNPSLPVTPNVYVSGEPFEVAGVEATITGPLPTAPSVDSYTLKINEKQSVFGTIENLIAGLNSIDKSSPGGQAEYDDLIANSLINLDNAQESILLKQTELGGRMNAVESTKTFLEDSSVYTNAIRSQLQDLDYAEAISNLSFQSFVLQAAQQSFAQVSQLSLFDRL; encoded by the coding sequence ATGATCAGAATTTCATCACAGCAGATTTTCTCGGGCGGTATTAACCGGCTTCAGGAACTCAATACCAGTCTGAACAACACCCAGCAGCAGATTTCGACTGGCCAGAGGGTGAACAAGCCTTCCGACGATCCGGTAGCCGCAGCGCGAATTCTGAAGCTGGATCAGGAGCTTTCCCGGGTTGAAACCTATCAGCGCAATGTTGATCTGGCAGAAAACCGGCTGAATCAGGAAGAAAGTGCATTGGAAAGCTCGATCGATGTGATTCAGCGGATCCGGGAATTGACCGTTCAGGCTGGCAATGGATCATTATCGGCTAACGACCGGCGGTCGATTTCCTCGGAGCTGGAGGAACGCCTCGGGCAGTTGGCGAATATTGCCAACACCCGGGACGCCTCCGGTGAGTTCATCTTTAGCGGATTCCAGGGCTCGGTAAAGGCCTTTGAGCAAAATGAATTTGGTAGCTGGACCTATCAGGGCGATGAGGGGCAGAGGGTCCTGGAGATTGATGATGGCGTTACGGTTCCCATAAGCGACAATGGCAAAGATATCTTTGTGAGAGTGCCGGCTGCTGTAACTGGGGAAAATACATCGGTTACATCCGGTTCGTCCATTTCAGGTGTTTCGTTGGTCAATGAAGCGGATCTAAAGGCCGCTTTTCCCGGAACTTTCCCGGATGACATAACGATCCAGATAGATGATAACGGAGCAATAACTGCATCAAGTAGCAGTAATCCCTCTTTGCCAGTGACACCTAACGTCTATGTCAGTGGAGAGCCGTTTGAAGTTGCTGGCGTAGAAGCGACAATTACCGGTCCTTTGCCAACGGCTCCTTCTGTCGATAGTTACACGCTCAAGATAAACGAAAAGCAGTCGGTGTTCGGCACCATCGAAAACCTGATTGCCGGTCTTAACAGCATCGACAAGAGCAGTCCCGGGGGGCAGGCCGAGTATGATGACCTGATTGCCAATTCGCTGATCAATCTGGACAACGCTCAGGAGAGCATTCTGCTGAAGCAGACGGAGTTGGGTGGTCGGATGAACGCAGTTGAATCCACCAAGACCTTCCTTGAGGATTCGTCTGTTTACACCAATGCAATAAGGTCGCAGCTGCAGGACCTGGATTATGCCGAAGCGATCAGTAATCTGAGCTTCCAGAGCTTCGTGCTGCAGGCAGCCCAGCAGTCATTTGCTCAGGTTTCCCAGTTGTCGCTGTTCGACCGACTGTAA
- the flgK gene encoding flagellar hook-associated protein FlgK, whose translation MAGLIGIGLTGILSHQAALNTTGNNITNANTPGYSRQEVLFETQEGQRTGAGTIGSGVNIADIRRLANEYLVQQVREDSTLFGEQEALNSELSRLDNLLGGETTGLSTALNNFFASLQNAAEDPTSLPQRQLVLSEAQQVVNRFQALNQEFIQQRESIKTQMQQGIKDANTLLKSIAELNLAISESPGIAQGQMPNELLDKRDEKLRQLSELVNIKVSPADGSQVNVSLSNGLSLVVGSNAATLGTRENAEDPTRLEFTLSNGGRTLNIDEQINGGKLGGLLRFDTEGLKPAFDELGRIAIALSDTMNQQHEIGMDLEGDLGGRFFTDINSLEAQRSRVVANGNNALASSGQLAVEITDSAALPAGRWTLQFSGDGRNFELIDQASGKTVNQGRLPDPVQSEISMPGFNIRVEGGTFNAGDKFLIQPSRNAAESIGLVVSREEDLAFASPIRATSSDDNIGTGKIDQGKMLDVRNPFTNSLLPGFQNAGELANGPLTVSFSAGGPTGLLYEVTEPLPSGQVVASGSYDPQQINTLFEEDPAVAGALYQGFQFRMTGEPAVGDTFTIEYNSNGVSDNRNAELLAALGTANTLNGGSQSFAEGYAGLVEDIGVKTRQSQLDVDAGRTLLEQSTNQRESVSGVNLDEEAGRLIQYQAAYNASAQVMSVAQDLFNTLLQSFR comes from the coding sequence ATGGCAGGGCTGATAGGTATTGGTCTGACCGGCATCCTCAGTCATCAGGCTGCGCTGAACACCACGGGCAATAACATAACCAACGCCAACACACCGGGTTATAGCCGTCAGGAAGTACTGTTCGAGACTCAGGAAGGCCAGCGGACCGGCGCGGGCACGATTGGCAGCGGTGTCAACATTGCCGACATTCGGCGCCTGGCCAATGAATACCTGGTGCAACAGGTCCGGGAAGACAGCACGCTTTTTGGAGAGCAGGAGGCCCTGAATTCCGAGCTGTCCAGGCTTGATAATTTGCTGGGTGGCGAGACCACCGGGCTCAGTACTGCGTTGAACAATTTCTTTGCCAGTCTTCAAAACGCTGCAGAGGATCCCACCTCTTTACCACAGCGCCAGCTGGTTCTGAGTGAGGCACAACAGGTTGTAAACCGGTTCCAGGCGCTCAACCAGGAGTTTATTCAGCAGCGGGAGTCCATCAAGACCCAGATGCAGCAGGGTATAAAGGATGCCAACACCCTTCTGAAGAGCATTGCCGAACTGAATCTGGCGATTTCTGAATCACCCGGGATTGCCCAGGGACAAATGCCGAATGAACTGCTGGACAAGCGTGATGAGAAACTCCGCCAGCTGTCCGAACTTGTGAATATAAAGGTCAGTCCGGCGGATGGCAGCCAGGTCAACGTGTCTTTGTCTAATGGGCTGTCGCTCGTGGTTGGCAGCAATGCGGCGACTCTTGGTACCCGGGAGAACGCTGAAGATCCGACTCGCCTTGAGTTTACTCTGAGTAATGGCGGCCGGACGCTCAACATCGATGAGCAGATCAACGGTGGCAAACTCGGTGGTCTTCTGCGTTTCGATACTGAGGGATTGAAGCCGGCTTTTGATGAGTTGGGCCGGATCGCCATTGCGCTGTCTGACACAATGAATCAGCAGCATGAAATCGGCATGGATCTGGAGGGTGATCTTGGTGGCCGGTTTTTTACGGATATCAACTCCCTCGAAGCGCAACGCAGCCGGGTTGTGGCGAATGGCAATAACGCTCTGGCAAGCTCCGGGCAGTTAGCTGTAGAGATAACCGACAGCGCCGCTCTGCCTGCCGGGCGATGGACGTTGCAGTTCAGCGGCGATGGCCGGAATTTCGAACTGATCGATCAGGCGAGCGGTAAGACGGTCAATCAGGGCCGGCTGCCGGATCCTGTCCAGTCCGAGATCAGTATGCCCGGGTTCAACATCCGTGTTGAAGGTGGCACGTTCAACGCTGGCGACAAATTCCTCATTCAACCCAGTCGCAATGCTGCTGAGAGCATCGGCCTGGTTGTCAGTCGTGAAGAGGATCTGGCCTTTGCCAGCCCGATTCGCGCTACCTCCAGCGACGATAATATCGGCACGGGCAAGATTGATCAGGGAAAGATGCTGGATGTCAGAAACCCGTTCACCAATTCGCTCTTGCCCGGTTTTCAGAACGCCGGTGAATTGGCAAATGGCCCTCTCACTGTCTCGTTCTCGGCAGGCGGACCGACAGGCTTGCTATACGAAGTAACTGAACCGCTGCCTTCAGGCCAGGTTGTCGCCAGCGGAAGTTACGATCCACAGCAGATCAATACTCTGTTCGAGGAGGATCCTGCGGTCGCCGGGGCGCTGTATCAGGGGTTCCAGTTCCGTATGACGGGTGAACCCGCGGTTGGCGATACCTTCACGATTGAGTACAACTCGAACGGTGTTTCGGATAATCGCAACGCTGAGCTTCTCGCTGCCCTTGGCACGGCAAACACACTCAATGGTGGCAGCCAGAGTTTTGCCGAAGGATACGCCGGCCTGGTTGAGGATATTGGCGTCAAAACCCGCCAGAGCCAGCTCGACGTGGACGCAGGCAGGACGCTTCTTGAGCAGTCCACCAACCAGCGGGAGTCTGTCTCGGGAGTCAACCTTGATGAGGAAGCCGGCCGCCTGATCCAGTATCAGGCTGCATACAATGCCTCGGCCCAGGTAATGTCGGTGGCCCAGGACCTGTTCAATACCCTGTTGCAGAGTTTCCGGTAA
- the secF gene encoding protein translocase subunit SecF gives MSEDQKQPFDFMGLRKIASVISISLIVVSIALLAVRGLNLGMDFTGGTSVEFEYAEAPQLDEIRSRLDAAGYEQFSVQNFGADTTVLVRMAEADNDQLAPEVTRTLKEGGVELELVSSEFVGSQVGEELKEDSGLGLLIALAVVLIYVGMRFQFKFGIASVVPLAHDVIIVLGVFALFQWTFDLTVLAALLAVIGYSLNDTIVVADRIRENFRKMRVGEPWDIINESIHQTIARTINTSGTTLVVLFALYFLGGEAINNFALALIIGVVVGTYSSIYVSANLLMVMGVSRDDLIVPQKEGAENEGEEEQPPEWLNRM, from the coding sequence ATGTCTGAAGATCAAAAGCAACCGTTTGATTTCATGGGCTTGCGGAAAATTGCTTCCGTAATCTCTATCTCGCTGATCGTTGTGTCCATTGCCCTCCTGGCCGTTCGTGGTCTGAACCTGGGGATGGACTTTACCGGCGGCACGTCCGTTGAATTTGAATATGCAGAGGCGCCGCAGCTCGATGAAATCCGGTCCAGGCTCGATGCCGCCGGCTATGAGCAGTTCTCTGTCCAGAACTTTGGAGCCGACACCACAGTGCTGGTGCGTATGGCCGAGGCTGACAACGATCAACTGGCCCCCGAGGTAACCCGAACCCTGAAAGAGGGTGGCGTGGAGTTGGAGCTCGTCAGTTCCGAGTTTGTGGGCTCCCAGGTTGGCGAGGAGCTCAAGGAAGATAGCGGCCTTGGCCTGCTGATTGCCCTGGCGGTCGTGCTCATCTATGTGGGAATGCGCTTCCAGTTCAAGTTCGGTATTGCCTCGGTGGTGCCCCTGGCTCACGATGTAATTATCGTTCTGGGTGTCTTTGCCCTGTTCCAGTGGACCTTTGATCTCACGGTGCTGGCGGCCCTGCTTGCTGTAATCGGCTACTCGCTGAACGACACCATCGTTGTAGCTGACCGTATCCGGGAAAATTTCCGCAAGATGCGCGTTGGTGAGCCCTGGGACATTATCAACGAATCGATTCATCAGACCATCGCCCGGACAATCAATACCTCCGGCACAACTCTTGTGGTGCTGTTCGCCCTGTATTTTCTGGGTGGTGAGGCGATCAACAACTTTGCCCTGGCACTGATTATCGGTGTGGTTGTTGGTACCTATTCTTCCATCTACGTGTCTGCCAACCTCCTGATGGTTATGGGCGTGTCCCGTGACGATCTGATCGTGCCGCAGAAAGAAGGCGCCGAAAACGAGGGCGAGGAAGAGCAGCCGCCGGAATGGCTGAACAGGATGTAA